A segment of the Streptosporangiales bacterium genome:
TCGACGATGCCGGGGACGAAGCCGTCGGCGATGCCCTCGATCAGGTGCTTGCACACCTCGCCGCAGAGGATGGTGCACGACTCGTCGGGCTCGAGCGCGACCACGCGGCAGTCCGGGTTGACCGCGCGGAGTCCCTGGCCGACGCCGATGACCGTGCCACCGGTGCCGATTCCGCACACGACGGCGTCGGGGATCACGCCCTGCGGCAGCTGTTGCAGGATCTCCCGCGCCAGCCACTCGCGGTTCTCCTCGACGTTCCACTCGTTGTCGAACTGCTGCGGCGCGTAGTAGCCGGGCTGCTCGCCGAGCTCCCGCGCCAGCGCCAGCGCGTCGTTGACGTGGAAGTCGCCGATCGATCGCACCTCCGCGCCGAACGCGCGCGAGATCGCCGTCCGTTCCGCGCTCATGCCGTTGGGCATCACGACGAGCATGCGGTAGCCCTTGACCGCCGCCACCATGCTCATCGCGTTGCCGGTGTTGCCGCTACTGGCCTCGACGATGGTGTCGCCGGGCCTCAGCAGGCCTTCCTGCTCGCCGCGCTCGATCAGGTACTTCGCCAGCCGCGCCTTGATGGAGCCGGAGGGGTTGAGGAACTCCAGCTTCACCCACACGCCCTCGATGTTCACCAGCGGCGTGTCGCCGATGGCGTCGAGAACGCTCGCCGACGTGGTCGCCCCTGCCGTCACCAGCCCTGTCATCGCCATCACCCCAGCGTCCTAGCCACGTAGCCGGGACATCTCGGCGTCGAAGAGCGGCTCGGCCGCGACGCGGGCGGACACCCGGCGATCGAAGTATCCGATCTCGACGGTACTGCCGATCGTCGTGTACGTCGCGGGCAGCCAGGCGTACGCGATGCCGTGACCGAGCGTGTAGCCCCAGCCCGCGCTCGTGACGTATCCGACGCGCTCGTCACCGGAGTACACCGGCTCCTTGCCCATGACGACCTCGTCGCCCGTCACCAGGCAGGTGAGCCGACGCTCCACCGCCTCGGGGTCGCGGCCGGCGAGGGCCGCTCTGCCGACGAAGTCGGGCTTGTCCATCCGCACCGCGAAGCCGACGCCCGCCTCGTACGGGTCGTGCTCCCAGGTCATGTCGGTGCCGAACGACCGGTAGCCCTTCTCCAGCCGCAGCCCGTTGAACGCCGCACGTCCGCCCGCGATGACGCCGTGCTCCTGGCCGGCGTCCCACAGCGTGTCCCAGAGCCTCAGGCCCATGTCCGCGGTGGTGTAGAGCTCGTAGCCGAGCTCGCCGACGTACGACAGCCGCAGCGCGGTGACCGGCACCATGCCGAGGTAGGTGTGCCTGCCGCGGAAGTAGCGGAGCCCCTCGTTCGAGAAGTCGTCACGCGAGAGCGACTGGACGAGGTCGCGTGCGCGTGGTCCCCACACGCCGATGCAGCAGGTCTCGGCAGTAGTGTCGCGGACGACAACGGAACCGTCCGCGGATGCGAGCCGGCGCAGCCGGTCGAGGTCGAGGTTGCCGTTCGCACCGAGCTGGAACAGCCGCGGACCGAGGCGCGCGACCGTGACGTCGCTGCGGATGCCCCCGGTCTCGTCGAGCAACAGCGTGTACGTGACCGCGCCGACGGACTTGTCCATCTTCCCGGTGGTGACGTGGTCGAGGAACGCGAGTGCGCCGGGGCCGGACACCTCCAGGCGCTTGAGCGCGGTCATGTCGTACAGGGCGACGCGCTCGCGGGTGACCTGGGCCTCGGCGGCGGCGATCGGCGACCAGTAGCGCACGCCCCAGTCGTCGGGCACGGGCACGTCACGGCCGTCGACGAGTCCGGCGTTGGCCTCGTACCAGTGCGGACGCTCCCAGCCGTTCGCCTCGAGGAACACCGCCCCGAGCTCCTGCTGGCGTGCGTGGAACGGGCTGGTGCGCAGCGGTCGCGGGTCCTCCATCGGCTGCAACGGGTGCAGGATGTCGTACACCTCGACGAAGTTCTGGCAGTCGCGGGCGAGCAGGTAGTCGGGCGCGAGCTGGTGCTTCTCGAACCTGTTGACGTCGCACTCGTGCAGGTCGATCGACGGCACGCCGTCGACGAGCCACTCGGCCATCGCCCTCGCGACGCCGGCCGAGTGCGTGACCCAGACGGCCTCGGCGACCCAGAAGCCGCGGACGTCAGGCGACTCGCCGAGCAGCGGCATGTTGTCCGGCGTGAACGAGAACACGCCGTTCATGCCGTCGTCGACCTTGGCGTCACCCAGCGCCGGCAGCAGGCGCATCGACTCCGCCCACGCGGGCTCGAAGTCCTCCGCGGTGAAGCGCAGCACGCTCGGCATGACCTCCGCGTCGTCGTACGCGACGAGGTCGTCGGCCGACAGCGGCATCGGGCGGTGCCCGTAGTAGCCGACGCCGACCTGGTCGCCGCGCTCGCGGTAGTAGAGATCGTGGTCCTGGTGCCGCACGATCGGCCGTACGCTCTCCGCGGTCTGCCCCGCGAGCGCCGGCACCGGCGACGTCCACGCGAACTGGTGACCGAGCGGCGTCAGCGGCAGGGTCATGCCGACCATCCGCGTGACCTTCGGGCCCCAGATGCCCGCGCAGCACACGACGATGTCCGCGCGGAGGTCGCCGTGGTTGGTCCGCACGCCGGTGACCCGTCCGCCCTCGGTGAGGACGTCGAGCACCTCGTGCCGTTCGAGGAACCGGGCGCCGCGCTCCCGCGCGCGCCCGGCCTGCGCCTCGACCGCGCGGACGGCCTTGAAGATCCCGTCGGTCGGCGTCAGCAGCCCGCCGAGCACGACGTCGCCGTCGAGCAGCGAATGCAGCCGCACGCACTCGTCGGTGTCGACGACGCTCGCCTCGACCCCCCACGACCGCAGCCAGCCGTACCGCCGGTGCAGCTCGGCGAGCCGCTCCGGCGTGGTCGCCACCTCCAGCCCGCCCACCGGCAGGTAGCACGGCTCGCCGTCGAGGAAGAGCGACGACGCCTTCTCGACGGTGTACCTGGCGAGGTCGGTCATCGCCTTGGACCCGTTGCACTGGAACACCAGACCCGGCGCGTGCGAGCTCGACCCGCCGGTGGCGTACAGCGGTCCCTGGTCGACAACGGTGACGTCGGTGCATCCGCGCGCGGTGAGCTCGTCGGCGAGCGCGGCACCGACCACGCCGGCACCGATGACGACGATCGCGGGAGAGGTCATGGCAGCTCCGCAGAGTTTCTTCATACGCAACGAGCGGCGTATACCGCAACACGAGACAGCGTGACCCCGCACCCGTCACGTGTCAAGGGACGCTGCTCCTGGGCGCAACACACGCCGGTCCGACCATCGCGACCGCACCCGTGAGGGGCACCCCGACCGGACCAGGGCACGGTGAGGGCGCCCTTCACGGGTGCGGACGCACGCGGTCCCCCTCCGGGTCGGTGCTCGGTCTGGGAGGCTGGCGGGCGTGAACCTCCGTTCGGTCGACGAGTTCGAGGGGCAGCGGTCGCGGCTGTTCGGGATCGCGTACCGGATGCTCGGCTCCGCCGAGGAGGCGGAGGACGTCGTGCAGGACGCCTTCCTGCGGTGGGACGGCGCCGAGCGCGACGCGATCGTCGCGCCGTCGTCCTGGCTCGCGAAGGTCGTCACCAACCTCAGCATCAACCGACTGACCTCGGCGCGGGCGCGCCGCGAGCAGTACATCGGGCCCTGGCTGCCGGAGCCGGTGCTCACCAGCGACGGCGCGCTCTGGCCGGACGACGAGGCCGAGCAGCGCGACTCCGTCTCTCTCGCGCTGCTCACGCTGCTCGAACGGCTCACACCGACGGAGCGCGCCGTGTTCGTCCTGCGTGAGGCGTTCGCGTACTCGCACCGGGAGCTCGCGGAGATCCTCGAGCTGTCCGAGGCCAACTGCCGGCAGCTGCACCACCGCGCGACGCGACGGCTCGGCGAGTCGCCACCGCGATTCCGTCCCGACACCGACCAGTGGCATCGCCTCGTCGAACGGTTCCTGACGGCCGCGCGCGACGGTGACATGAGCGCGCTCGAGGACGTCCTCACCGCCGATGCCGTGGCGGTGGGGGACGGCGGCGGCAAGGCGACGGCGGGCACGCGGCCGGTCCTCGGTCGCACGCGCGTCGCACGCCTGCTCGTCGGGCTGCTCAGGAAGTACGCCACCACCCAGATGGAGCTCACGTTCGCCGAGGTCAACGGCCAGGCCGCGATCCTCGCCTGGCACCGCGCGACGCTGGCGGGCGTCATGGTGCTCGAGATCGCCGACGGCGCGGTCAGGGCGACCCGCACGGTCACCAATCCCGAGAAGCTCGGCTACCTCGCCATGCAGCTGTCACATTCCGAGGTGCCGTCCGGTTCATAACGGGTGAGAGCGGCAATCCCGGAGGACGAACCGTGCGCAAGACGATCCTGGTCACCGGCGGCACCGGCGTGCTCGGCCGTGTCGTCGTGGAGCGGCTGCTCGACGCCGGCCACACGGTACGGCTCGCCAGCAGGCGGGAACGGCCGCCGGGCACCTCGTCACGGGCCGAGTGGTGCACCGTCGACTACCGCAGTGGCACGAGTCTGGCCGCCGCCGTCGATGGCGCGGACACCGTCGTCCTCTGCACGTCGAGCTTCGGCGCCGACGTGGACCGCACGGTGGTCGAGGCGGCAGCCGCGAACGGCAGTTCGCACGTCGTCTACGTCTCGATCGTCGGTGTCGACCGGGTCCCGTTCGCCTACTACCGCCGCAAGCTCGCCAGCGAGCGGATGATCGAGCGCTCGGAACTGCCCTGGACCGTGCTCCGTGCCACGCAGTTCCACGATCTCGTCAGGGGACTGTTCATCGCCGGCGCTCGGGCTCCCGTCATGCCGGTGCCGGCCTTCCACGTCCAGCCGATCGACGTCTCCGAGGTCGGTGCCCGGCTCGCCGAGCTCGCCGTCGCGCCACCCGCCGGCCGGGTACCGGACATGGGCGGGCCGACGATCCACCACTTCCGCGACCTCGCCCACCGGTACCTCGAGGCGACCGGACGGCGCAGGCGCGTCGCGGCGTTGCGCCTGCCCGGCAAGACGTTCCGCCGCTTCGCCGCCGGAGAACACCTCGCACCCGACCACGCCGTCGGCACGATCACGTTCGAGCAGTACCTAAGGAGCGCACGATGACAATGGCACGATGGCTGCGGGCCGGGCTTGTCTTCCTCACGGTCACGCAGCTCGCGACCGGCGGCTGGCAGCTCATCTTCCCCCGGTCGTTCTTCACGTCTGGGCCGTTGCCGACCAACCCGTGGGTGGCGATGCTCCCGCCCTACAACGAGCATCTGATGCGTGACGTCGGTGCGCTGAACCTCGCGCTCGCCGTGGTCTTCGTGGCCGCCACGGTCGCCATGGAACGCCGCCTCGTGCTCGTCGCGCTGACGGCGAACCTGACGTTCACCGTCGCGCACTTCACCTTCCACGCCACGCACCTGCACGGCTTCGACCTGGGCAACGCGATCGGTCAGACGATCGCCCTCGGCTTCGGCGTCGTGCTACCGGTGGTCCTGCTGGTCCTCGCGGTACGCCTGCCGCGTCGTTAGCCGTACCGGCACCGTCATTCCCGGCGGTGCTTGCACTCGATGACACGAGACGGAAGCTTCGCGGCGATGGAGCTGCGCCAACTCAGGTACGTCGTCACGGTCGCCGAGGAAGGCACGTTCCGTCGCGCCGCGGAACGGCTGCAGGTCACCCCGCAGGCGCTCAGCCAGCAGGTCGGCCGCCTCGAACGCGACCTCGGCACCGAGCTGTTCCTGCGCACCGCACACGCCGCCGAGCCGACGGACGCCGGACGCGCGCTCGTCGAGCAGGCGCGCCGGGTGCTCGCCGAGGCGACGCACGCGGAGTCCGTCGTCGCGCAGGCGGCACGCGGGGAGCTCGGCAGGATTCGGGTCGGCTTCGTCAGCTCGGCCGCGCTCGGCGTCATGCCGCGCATCGTCCTCGCCATGCAGCGGTCCTGGCCGGGGCTGCGGATCGAGCTCGAGGAGTCGGT
Coding sequences within it:
- a CDS encoding pyridoxal-phosphate dependent enzyme, which produces MTGLVTAGATTSASVLDAIGDTPLVNIEGVWVKLEFLNPSGSIKARLAKYLIERGEQEGLLRPGDTIVEASSGNTGNAMSMVAAVKGYRMLVVMPNGMSAERTAISRAFGAEVRSIGDFHVNDALALARELGEQPGYYAPQQFDNEWNVEENREWLAREILQQLPQGVIPDAVVCGIGTGGTVIGVGQGLRAVNPDCRVVALEPDESCTILCGEVCKHLIEGIADGFVPGIVERHRDEIDEYVSVSSDAAVAEMRRIAREHGMFVGPSSGAHLVAAKRLREQGRANVVTFFSDEGEKYIDDHFLG
- a CDS encoding FAD-dependent oxidoreductase, giving the protein MTSPAIVVIGAGVVGAALADELTARGCTDVTVVDQGPLYATGGSSSHAPGLVFQCNGSKAMTDLARYTVEKASSLFLDGEPCYLPVGGLEVATTPERLAELHRRYGWLRSWGVEASVVDTDECVRLHSLLDGDVVLGGLLTPTDGIFKAVRAVEAQAGRARERGARFLERHEVLDVLTEGGRVTGVRTNHGDLRADIVVCCAGIWGPKVTRMVGMTLPLTPLGHQFAWTSPVPALAGQTAESVRPIVRHQDHDLYYRERGDQVGVGYYGHRPMPLSADDLVAYDDAEVMPSVLRFTAEDFEPAWAESMRLLPALGDAKVDDGMNGVFSFTPDNMPLLGESPDVRGFWVAEAVWVTHSAGVARAMAEWLVDGVPSIDLHECDVNRFEKHQLAPDYLLARDCQNFVEVYDILHPLQPMEDPRPLRTSPFHARQQELGAVFLEANGWERPHWYEANAGLVDGRDVPVPDDWGVRYWSPIAAAEAQVTRERVALYDMTALKRLEVSGPGALAFLDHVTTGKMDKSVGAVTYTLLLDETGGIRSDVTVARLGPRLFQLGANGNLDLDRLRRLASADGSVVVRDTTAETCCIGVWGPRARDLVQSLSRDDFSNEGLRYFRGRHTYLGMVPVTALRLSYVGELGYELYTTADMGLRLWDTLWDAGQEHGVIAGGRAAFNGLRLEKGYRSFGTDMTWEHDPYEAGVGFAVRMDKPDFVGRAALAGRDPEAVERRLTCLVTGDEVVMGKEPVYSGDERVGYVTSAGWGYTLGHGIAYAWLPATYTTIGSTVEIGYFDRRVSARVAAEPLFDAEMSRLRG
- a CDS encoding RNA polymerase sigma-70 factor, with protein sequence MNLRSVDEFEGQRSRLFGIAYRMLGSAEEAEDVVQDAFLRWDGAERDAIVAPSSWLAKVVTNLSINRLTSARARREQYIGPWLPEPVLTSDGALWPDDEAEQRDSVSLALLTLLERLTPTERAVFVLREAFAYSHRELAEILELSEANCRQLHHRATRRLGESPPRFRPDTDQWHRLVERFLTAARDGDMSALEDVLTADAVAVGDGGGKATAGTRPVLGRTRVARLLVGLLRKYATTQMELTFAEVNGQAAILAWHRATLAGVMVLEIADGAVRATRTVTNPEKLGYLAMQLSHSEVPSGS
- a CDS encoding NAD(P)H-binding protein, producing MRKTILVTGGTGVLGRVVVERLLDAGHTVRLASRRERPPGTSSRAEWCTVDYRSGTSLAAAVDGADTVVLCTSSFGADVDRTVVEAAAANGSSHVVYVSIVGVDRVPFAYYRRKLASERMIERSELPWTVLRATQFHDLVRGLFIAGARAPVMPVPAFHVQPIDVSEVGARLAELAVAPPAGRVPDMGGPTIHHFRDLAHRYLEATGRRRRVAALRLPGKTFRRFAAGEHLAPDHAVGTITFEQYLRSAR